A genomic region of Ehrlichia japonica contains the following coding sequences:
- a CDS encoding carboxypeptidase encodes MKHYKFLEQVFDKIGSINSIISVLETNKGNFSDRIEHVCTLKEIRHEIISNEMIGDMIQHSVANKAKLNDWEIANLNHIEFIHKNNAAIPIELVLDLYKARVKCKNSWILFRNGDASVQDVIALLSNVVRLVGDVVSIKAESLKISKYDVILGLQDSKLNTRKVDAIFTEIGAFFRHFINEIGDKQKHNKICYPKSVNKDKQILLGYDTLSCFGMIGDNINIIDQDYVSNRYSFGNELSFLVDYDESNYRVGLKTLLRKIGYALYVLNLPERWYKQPVGWNLNNILPEVLGLLTSTHLMMSKEFIQLISPILKKQFSFRGKVGHYENIQLYFNEVRPSLFMHKSDEVTLLAHIMLRYTLEKEMISDSLQVQDLPDAWVQGMKYYFNITPKNDLEGFLQDDYWVSGIFGYFPCCMISAIIASQIFSTMESNDSQVLSQVAKGDLSLFTSWMNKNICDYGTKYSSMDLLKKITGEKLNVAFYKNYLTDKYLNV; translated from the coding sequence ATGAAACATTATAAATTTTTGGAGCAAGTTTTTGATAAAATTGGAAGTATTAATTCTATTATTAGTGTTTTAGAAACTAATAAAGGTAATTTTAGTGATAGAATAGAGCATGTTTGCACCCTTAAAGAAATTAGGCACGAAATTATCAGTAATGAGATGATTGGTGACATGATACAACACTCTGTAGCTAACAAGGCGAAATTAAATGATTGGGAAATTGCTAATTTAAATCATATTGAATTCATACATAAGAATAATGCTGCTATTCCTATAGAATTGGTATTAGATCTTTACAAAGCGCGAGTAAAGTGTAAAAATTCTTGGATATTGTTTCGTAATGGTGATGCTTCCGTACAGGATGTAATTGCCTTATTGTCTAACGTTGTAAGATTAGTAGGTGATGTTGTTTCTATTAAAGCTGAAAGTTTAAAGATTTCTAAGTATGATGTTATTTTAGGATTACAGGATAGTAAATTAAACACAAGGAAGGTGGATGCTATATTTACTGAAATAGGAGCTTTTTTTCGCCATTTTATCAATGAAATAGGTGATAAACAAAAACACAACAAGATTTGTTATCCAAAAAGTGTTAATAAGGATAAGCAGATACTTCTAGGGTATGATACTTTATCATGTTTTGGTATGATTGGTGATAATATAAATATTATTGATCAGGATTATGTAAGTAATAGATATTCATTTGGAAATGAGCTGTCTTTTTTAGTTGATTATGATGAAAGTAATTATAGAGTTGGATTGAAGACTTTGCTCAGAAAAATAGGGTATGCTTTATATGTTTTAAATTTACCTGAGAGGTGGTATAAACAACCTGTAGGATGGAATCTAAACAACATTTTACCTGAAGTTTTAGGGTTATTGACATCAACCCACTTGATGATGAGTAAGGAGTTTATACAACTTATATCTCCTATTTTGAAAAAGCAGTTTTCTTTTAGGGGCAAGGTTGGGCATTATGAAAATATTCAGTTATATTTTAATGAAGTGCGGCCTAGTTTATTTATGCATAAGTCTGATGAGGTGACTTTATTAGCTCATATCATGTTACGATATACTTTAGAAAAGGAAATGATAAGTGATTCTCTGCAAGTGCAAGATTTGCCAGATGCTTGGGTTCAAGGAATGAAATACTATTTTAACATTACTCCAAAGAATGATTTAGAAGGGTTTTTACAGGATGATTATTGGGTAAGTGGGATTTTTGGATATTTCCCTTGTTGTATGATTTCTGCTATTATTGCTTCCCAGATTTTTTCTACTATGGAAAGTAATGACTCTCAAGTTTTATCACAGGTAGCAAAGGGAGATCTCTCATTATTTACCTCATGGATGAATAAGAATATATGTGATTATGGTACAAAGTACAGTAGTATGGATTTATTAAAGAAAATTACAGGGGAGAAATTGAATGTTGCTTTTTATAAAAATTACCTTACGGATAAATATTTGAATGTGTAA
- a CDS encoding replicative DNA helicase: protein MSELPCNIEAEQILLGSMLRDNRICDAVEDIITSDVFFDALHRRIFEQIVKINKRGLVANEVSLKMFFDNDEDLIESGGVEYLAKIAAKASVIFDIKNVANIVVDAYLRRCLISFGQDLISGAYDYDVDNSAIYQIENAAQKLFLLGNQGKSDKTYHQFALLVANIQKRIEFAKSNEGVLQGVSVGFRDLDQLLNGLQKSDLLILAARPSMGKTALAINMALNACKILSNSSQYNGQHVGFFSLEMSAEQLASRVIAIESNVSSYKALSGKISGEELKKVLDASTKVCNLPLIIDDSSSISISSLRTRIRRMHQLYNLEAVFIDYLQLIKGTTKRSGENRVQEVSEVTQGLKAIAKELNIPVVALSQLSRLVEQRDDKKPQLSDLRDSGSIEQDADVVMFLYREEYYELRKQPSEGTAKHVEWQERMNSISNVADILISKQRNGPIGNIKLFFEAEKGRFKDYTARYDPADFNF from the coding sequence ATGTCTGAGCTTCCTTGTAATATTGAAGCTGAGCAGATATTATTAGGTTCAATGTTGCGTGATAATAGAATTTGTGATGCAGTTGAAGATATAATAACAAGTGATGTGTTTTTTGATGCTCTACATCGACGTATTTTTGAACAAATAGTAAAAATTAATAAGCGTGGGTTAGTTGCTAACGAAGTTAGCTTGAAGATGTTTTTTGATAATGATGAAGATTTAATTGAATCTGGTGGGGTTGAGTATTTAGCAAAAATTGCAGCAAAAGCTAGTGTAATTTTTGATATTAAGAATGTTGCAAATATAGTTGTTGATGCTTATTTGAGGAGATGTCTTATTTCATTTGGGCAAGATTTAATTAGTGGGGCGTATGATTATGATGTTGATAACTCTGCGATTTATCAAATAGAGAATGCTGCACAAAAGTTATTTTTACTTGGTAATCAAGGAAAATCTGATAAAACCTATCATCAATTTGCACTTTTAGTTGCGAATATTCAAAAAAGGATAGAGTTTGCAAAAAGTAATGAAGGAGTTTTACAAGGTGTATCTGTAGGATTTCGTGATTTAGATCAGCTGCTAAATGGATTGCAGAAATCTGATTTGCTTATTTTAGCTGCACGTCCATCTATGGGGAAGACAGCTTTAGCAATAAATATGGCGTTAAATGCATGTAAAATTTTAAGTAATAGTAGTCAATATAATGGCCAACATGTTGGCTTTTTTTCATTAGAAATGTCAGCAGAGCAGTTAGCTTCTAGGGTTATAGCTATTGAATCAAATGTGAGTTCTTATAAAGCATTATCTGGAAAAATTAGTGGTGAAGAACTCAAGAAAGTACTTGATGCAAGTACTAAAGTGTGTAATTTACCATTAATTATTGATGATTCATCTAGTATATCTATAAGTAGCTTGAGAACTAGAATTAGAAGAATGCATCAACTATATAATTTAGAAGCTGTTTTTATAGATTATTTACAATTAATTAAGGGTACGACTAAGCGCAGTGGAGAGAATAGGGTTCAAGAAGTATCGGAAGTAACACAAGGACTAAAAGCTATTGCAAAAGAATTAAATATACCAGTTGTAGCTTTATCTCAGTTATCAAGGTTAGTTGAACAACGTGATGATAAGAAACCTCAATTGTCAGACTTAAGAGATTCTGGTAGTATAGAGCAAGATGCTGATGTTGTAATGTTTTTGTATAGAGAAGAGTACTATGAGCTCAGAAAACAACCATCTGAAGGTACAGCTAAGCATGTTGAATGGCAAGAGAGGATGAATTCAATAAGTAATGTTGCAGATATATTGATTTCAAAGCAGCGTAATGGCCCAATTGGTAATATTAAGTTATTCTTTGAAGCGGAAAAAGGTAGATTTAAAGATTATACAGCAAGATATGATCCTGCGGATTTTAATTTTTAG
- a CDS encoding FAD-dependent oxidoreductase gives MSKKAGIIGAGLVGRLLALRLLRDNWQVTLFDKFGKNDRQSCGAIAAGMLALYSESEKMEQVVFELGIKSLNLWPEILSGILGNTSFKMLGSVIVAHRNDMPDLERMMMFIKEKSHLSNLQIIDENALKLLEPDLSFPYGLYIPGEAQIDSAQFFYNIMCTLEQYNVIWYEHVVVNELANEVVFLENGKEYKFDFVFDCRGIGAKNDLPNLRGVRGEVLLLYAPQVSLNRPVRMVHPRYSIYIVPRQNSQFVVGATEIESSDMSEVSVQSVLELLSAAYSVHRGFAEARIIDMSRNCRAAFFDNLPKIYVQNNLIRINGLYRHGYLLAPSLIEELVLFLNGNLNNNSSIFEIIN, from the coding sequence ATGAGTAAAAAAGCAGGGATTATAGGAGCAGGGTTAGTAGGTAGATTACTAGCATTAAGGTTATTACGTGATAATTGGCAGGTTACTTTGTTTGATAAGTTTGGTAAAAATGACAGGCAAAGTTGTGGTGCTATTGCTGCAGGTATGCTTGCTTTATATTCAGAATCAGAAAAAATGGAACAAGTTGTTTTTGAGTTAGGTATAAAATCATTAAATCTGTGGCCGGAAATTCTCAGTGGTATATTAGGCAATACTTCTTTTAAAATGCTTGGAAGTGTAATAGTAGCTCATAGAAATGACATGCCGGATCTTGAAAGAATGATGATGTTTATAAAAGAAAAGTCACACCTTAGTAATTTACAGATAATAGATGAGAATGCTTTAAAACTGCTTGAACCTGATCTCTCATTTCCTTATGGATTGTATATACCAGGAGAAGCTCAAATTGATAGTGCCCAATTCTTTTATAATATAATGTGTACTTTAGAACAATATAATGTGATTTGGTATGAACATGTTGTTGTCAATGAACTTGCAAATGAAGTTGTGTTTCTAGAAAATGGCAAAGAATATAAATTTGATTTTGTCTTTGATTGTCGAGGTATAGGAGCAAAAAATGATTTGCCTAATCTAAGAGGAGTTAGGGGTGAAGTGTTATTATTATATGCTCCACAAGTTAGTTTAAACAGACCAGTTAGAATGGTGCATCCAAGATATAGTATATATATAGTTCCTAGGCAAAATTCTCAATTTGTTGTTGGGGCTACTGAAATAGAAAGTTCAGATATGTCTGAGGTTTCAGTGCAATCTGTATTAGAGTTGTTATCTGCAGCTTATTCGGTACATAGGGGTTTTGCTGAAGCAAGAATTATAGATATGTCAAGAAATTGTAGAGCAGCATTTTTTGATAATTTACCTAAAATATATGTTCAGAATAATCTTATAAGGATTAATGGTTTATATCGTCATGGGTATTTGTTGGCTCCATCTTTAATAGAAGAATTAGTATTATTCCTTAATGGGAATTTAAATAATAATTCTTCAATTTTTGAAATAATTAACTAA
- a CDS encoding adenylosuccinate synthase, protein MVNIVVIGLQWGDEGKGKVVDWLSTNADAVVRFQGGNNAGHTIVINDKVYKLNLLPSSVLQNDKLSIIGNGVVLDPYALVSEIDNLKSSGINITAQNLVISESCPLVLSVHKQADVFFEQLRQDTIGTTNKGIGPCYADKISRRVIRVCDLLDTKDLLYNKVNHLLSYHNLLRKNLNTPPIQAEDIVNELLNIAPKILPFVQPVWKILYNLTQQNKVIIFEGAQGTFLDIDHGTYPFVTSSNTIASQAWVGCGINPSNKSHILGLVKAYTTRVGNGPFFTEQNNDIGKIMFETGKELGTVSNRQRRCGWFDAVLARQAIMLSGVSGLVITKLDVLDQFSEIKICVKYKYGDKIYDYIPASHYIQSNLEPIYETLPGWQTSTFGSISHKDLPQNAISYIKKIEEILKVPVHLISTGPERNSMIILNSDFLQSTL, encoded by the coding sequence ATGGTGAATATAGTAGTTATAGGGTTACAATGGGGTGATGAAGGAAAAGGAAAAGTTGTAGACTGGCTATCTACTAATGCAGATGCTGTAGTTAGGTTTCAAGGAGGCAATAACGCAGGACATACTATAGTAATAAATGATAAAGTATATAAATTAAACCTTCTTCCATCTTCTGTTTTACAAAATGATAAGTTATCGATAATAGGGAATGGAGTAGTCTTAGACCCTTATGCACTTGTTTCTGAAATCGATAATTTGAAAAGTAGTGGTATCAACATTACTGCTCAAAATCTTGTAATATCAGAATCTTGTCCATTAGTGCTAAGTGTACATAAACAAGCAGACGTGTTCTTTGAACAACTTAGACAAGACACTATAGGAACCACAAATAAAGGAATTGGTCCATGCTATGCAGATAAAATTAGCAGGAGGGTTATTAGAGTATGTGACTTACTAGACACAAAAGACTTATTATACAATAAAGTAAATCATCTTCTAAGTTACCACAATTTACTAAGAAAAAATCTTAATACTCCACCTATACAAGCAGAGGATATCGTTAACGAGCTGTTAAATATTGCCCCAAAAATTTTACCATTTGTTCAACCAGTATGGAAAATACTATATAATTTAACACAACAAAACAAGGTTATAATTTTTGAAGGAGCACAAGGGACATTCCTAGATATTGATCACGGGACATACCCTTTCGTTACATCAAGTAATACTATAGCATCACAAGCATGGGTTGGATGCGGAATCAATCCATCCAACAAATCTCATATACTAGGATTAGTAAAAGCTTATACAACAAGAGTCGGCAATGGTCCATTTTTTACTGAGCAAAATAATGATATCGGAAAAATCATGTTTGAAACAGGAAAAGAATTAGGAACTGTAAGTAATAGACAAAGAAGGTGTGGATGGTTTGATGCAGTATTAGCACGACAAGCAATCATGTTATCTGGGGTATCAGGGTTGGTTATAACCAAACTTGATGTATTGGATCAATTCAGTGAAATAAAAATATGTGTAAAATATAAGTACGGAGACAAAATATACGATTATATTCCTGCTTCACATTATATACAAAGCAATCTAGAACCAATATATGAAACACTTCCTGGATGGCAAACAAGTACATTTGGTAGTATATCACATAAGGATTTACCACAAAACGCTATATCATATATAAAAAAAATAGAAGAAATTCTAAAAGTTCCTGTTCATTTAATTTCTACAGGTCCAGAAAGAAATTCCATGATCATACTTAATAGTGACTTTTTGCAGAGCACATTATGA
- a CDS encoding polyprenyl synthetase family protein, with amino-acid sequence MYHDISDLIKHHSSLLIKKLESILPENNQDILLTSMRYSMFAPGKHIRPFLVNASAQIFNVNIDRILPVSAAVEIIHVYSLIHDDLPSIDNANIRREQASSHKKFNEAIAILTGDALLTLAFEILSTIDESPFIRCCMIKALAKALGYHGMIQGQILDTETTAKDINDIQAIHVLKTAQFFAVACELGGILGNASNIELNALTNYGLNLGHAFQIKDDVADADQDKSKNNILNVLNNEDAKNYASSLIDKSIEYLTIFSHKAAILHSLARVIRNL; translated from the coding sequence TTGTATCACGATATATCAGATTTAATAAAACACCACAGTAGCTTACTTATAAAAAAACTAGAAAGTATTTTACCAGAAAACAATCAAGATATATTATTAACCTCTATGAGGTACTCTATGTTTGCACCTGGCAAGCATATACGCCCTTTCCTTGTTAATGCTTCTGCACAAATATTCAACGTAAACATAGATAGGATTCTACCTGTCAGTGCAGCTGTAGAAATCATACATGTCTATTCATTAATACATGACGATTTACCAAGCATAGATAATGCAAACATACGTCGAGAACAAGCAAGTTCCCATAAAAAATTCAATGAAGCAATAGCAATATTAACTGGTGATGCATTATTAACTTTAGCATTTGAAATATTATCAACAATTGACGAATCACCTTTTATACGTTGTTGCATGATAAAAGCATTAGCTAAAGCTTTAGGCTACCATGGTATGATACAAGGACAAATACTTGATACAGAAACTACAGCAAAAGACATAAATGATATACAAGCTATACACGTGTTAAAAACAGCTCAGTTTTTTGCCGTGGCATGTGAATTAGGAGGAATATTAGGAAATGCATCAAATATTGAATTAAATGCTTTGACTAATTATGGATTAAATCTTGGACATGCTTTTCAAATAAAGGATGATGTTGCTGATGCAGACCAAGACAAATCCAAAAACAACATTCTTAATGTACTAAACAATGAAGATGCTAAAAACTATGCGAGTAGTCTAATAGATAAATCAATCGAATATTTAACTATTTTTTCACACAAAGCAGCTATTCTACACAGTTTAGCCAGGGTTATAAGAAATTTATAA
- a CDS encoding ribonucleoside-diphosphate reductase subunit alpha produces MRTVIVDYARDNNLTAFGKAVLSDRYLLENEDYQQLFVRISEYYSDNPEHAQRLYDYMSQLWFMPATPILSNGGTNRGLPVSCFLNETEDSLRGIVNLWNENVWLASKGGGIGSYWGNLRSIGEKVRGSGKTSGIIPFIVVQNALTLAISQGSLRRGSSAVYLPVWHPEIEEFLDLRKPTGGDPNRKALNIHHGVVLSDKFMRCVENDEPWDLISPKDQSVLFTVKARDIWIKILTTRVETGEPYILFIDQVDNNKPEIYKKLNLDIKMSNLCTEITLTTGYDHLNKSRTAICCLASLNLEYYEQWKDNSLFIEDVMRFLDNVLTDFIEKAPSEMERAKYSAMRERSIGVGVMGFHSFLQSKMIPFESVAATIWNKKIFSHIKKHADIASYNIAMEKGSCLDAQDAGIIERFVNKLSIAPTASISIIAGNTSPGIEPYAANVFIHKTLTGSFIVRNKFLQKLLRLKGKDNEQVWSSISTNEGSVQHLDFLTEEEKLIFKTAYELDQRWIIEHTSDRSEYICQAQSVNIFLPANVHKRYLHKIHFLAWRKGLKSLYYCRSKSIQRADKVSHGALEKSVEQYKQITNFDYNECLSCQ; encoded by the coding sequence ATGAGGACAGTAATTGTTGATTATGCAAGAGATAATAATCTTACAGCTTTTGGTAAGGCTGTGTTATCTGATAGGTATTTACTTGAAAATGAAGATTATCAGCAATTATTTGTGAGGATTTCTGAATATTATTCAGATAATCCAGAGCATGCACAAAGGTTATATGATTATATGAGCCAATTATGGTTTATGCCTGCTACTCCTATATTAAGTAATGGTGGTACAAATAGAGGATTGCCAGTTTCGTGTTTTTTAAATGAAACAGAAGATAGTTTAAGAGGTATTGTTAATTTATGGAATGAAAATGTGTGGTTAGCATCGAAAGGTGGTGGTATAGGAAGTTATTGGGGAAATTTACGTTCTATAGGTGAAAAAGTACGTGGTAGTGGTAAAACTTCCGGTATTATACCGTTTATCGTAGTACAAAATGCTTTAACCTTAGCAATTAGTCAAGGATCATTACGCCGAGGTAGTTCTGCTGTATATTTACCTGTTTGGCATCCAGAAATTGAGGAATTTTTGGATTTAAGGAAACCAACAGGAGGTGATCCTAATAGAAAAGCATTGAATATACATCATGGGGTTGTATTATCAGATAAATTCATGAGATGTGTAGAAAATGATGAACCATGGGATTTGATAAGTCCTAAAGATCAATCAGTGCTTTTTACTGTAAAAGCGCGTGATATCTGGATAAAAATTTTAACAACAAGAGTTGAAACAGGGGAGCCATATATATTATTTATTGATCAGGTTGATAACAATAAACCTGAAATTTATAAAAAACTGAATTTAGACATAAAGATGTCTAATTTGTGTACAGAAATAACTCTTACTACTGGATATGATCATTTAAATAAGTCACGTACTGCTATATGTTGTCTTGCATCATTGAATCTTGAATATTATGAGCAATGGAAAGATAATTCGTTGTTTATTGAAGATGTTATGAGATTTCTTGATAATGTATTAACTGATTTTATAGAGAAAGCTCCTAGTGAAATGGAAAGAGCAAAATATTCAGCAATGCGTGAACGTAGTATAGGTGTTGGAGTAATGGGATTTCACTCGTTTTTGCAAAGTAAAATGATACCGTTTGAGTCTGTGGCAGCTACAATATGGAATAAGAAAATATTTTCTCATATAAAAAAGCATGCTGATATTGCATCTTATAATATTGCGATGGAAAAAGGTTCCTGTCTTGATGCACAAGATGCTGGTATTATAGAAAGATTTGTAAATAAGTTATCTATTGCTCCTACTGCGTCGATTTCTATTATTGCTGGTAATACTTCTCCTGGTATTGAACCATATGCAGCAAATGTTTTTATACATAAAACTTTAACTGGTTCTTTTATTGTACGAAATAAGTTTTTACAGAAATTGTTAAGACTAAAAGGTAAAGATAATGAGCAAGTATGGTCTTCTATTTCAACTAATGAGGGGTCTGTGCAACATTTAGATTTTTTGACTGAAGAAGAAAAATTAATATTTAAAACTGCATATGAACTTGATCAGAGGTGGATAATAGAACATACAAGTGATAGGTCAGAGTATATATGTCAGGCACAATCTGTTAATATTTTTCTGCCTGCGAATGTTCATAAAAGGTATTTACATAAAATACATTTTCTTGCTTGGAGGAAGGGATTAAAAAGTTTGTATTATTGTAGATCAAAATCAATCCAGCGTGCAGATAAAGTATCTCATGGGGCATTAGAAAAATCAGTAGAACAATATAAGCAGATTACAAATTTTGATTATAATGAGTGTTTATCTTGTCAGTAG
- the ruvX gene encoding Holliday junction resolvase RuvX: protein MLYRNIDEFIKVIDKTKRIMGLDFGEKKIGIALSDRTNLIAMPYSVYMRRSTRKDLGSLYSIFVENGVGSIIIGWPIELNGLENELCQKVVLFANRIIAKYNIDVYLHDERYSTAMATRVAKLANIKRKESQAIDDKISAVLILQQVLDMIKIYQM, encoded by the coding sequence ATGTTGTATAGAAACATTGATGAATTTATTAAAGTTATAGACAAGACAAAAAGGATAATGGGTTTAGATTTTGGAGAAAAAAAAATAGGGATAGCTTTGAGTGATAGAACAAATTTAATAGCCATGCCCTACAGTGTATATATGAGAAGAAGTACTAGGAAAGATTTAGGTAGTTTATATAGTATTTTTGTAGAAAATGGGGTAGGTTCAATAATTATAGGTTGGCCAATTGAGTTAAATGGGTTAGAAAATGAGTTATGTCAGAAAGTAGTTCTGTTTGCAAATCGAATTATAGCAAAGTATAATATTGATGTTTATTTACATGATGAAAGATATAGTACTGCCATGGCTACAAGAGTAGCAAAGTTAGCTAATATTAAGAGGAAGGAATCTCAAGCAATTGATGATAAAATCTCAGCTGTGTTAATTTTACAACAAGTGCTTGATATGATAAAAATTTATCAAATGTAG
- a CDS encoding OmpA family protein: MKYKLVFIKFMLLCLILSSCKTTDHAPLVNVDHVFSNTKVIEKIYFSFGKATIEDSDKVILEKVIQKAQEYPDTSITIVGHTDTRGTDEYNLELGNQRANAVKDFILEHDRSLEDRITVTSKGKSEPAVLVYSNNPEEAEYAHTKNRRVVITLTDNFTDKTKPVK; this comes from the coding sequence ATGAAATATAAGTTGGTATTCATAAAATTCATGCTACTATGCTTAATTCTCAGTAGCTGCAAAACTACTGATCATGCTCCTTTGGTGAATGTTGATCATGTGTTCTCTAATACGAAAGTTATTGAAAAGATATATTTCAGTTTTGGGAAGGCAACAATAGAGGATTCTGATAAAGTAATACTTGAAAAAGTTATACAAAAAGCACAGGAATACCCTGATACTAGTATTACTATTGTCGGACATACTGATACCAGAGGAACAGATGAATATAATTTAGAGTTAGGTAACCAAAGGGCAAATGCTGTTAAAGATTTTATTTTAGAGCATGATAGATCCTTAGAAGATAGAATTACTGTAACATCTAAAGGAAAATCTGAACCAGCAGTTTTAGTGTACTCTAATAACCCAGAAGAAGCTGAATATGCCCACACTAAAAATCGCAGAGTTGTGATAACACTTACTGATAATTTCACAGATAAAACTAAACCTGTTAAATAA
- a CDS encoding nucleoside deaminase produces MKLAISKAQEDLSEVPVGAVIVHNNKVISFANNSNIHNIDPTAHAEILAIRKACKILSTHILNQCDIYVTLEPCAMCAQAISFSKIRRLYFGTYNKKYGAIENGARVLQFCHHIPEVYGGILEEENIKLITDFFKKLRRQ; encoded by the coding sequence ATGAAATTAGCAATTTCAAAAGCACAAGAAGATCTATCAGAAGTACCAGTAGGAGCAGTTATAGTACATAACAATAAAGTAATATCTTTCGCTAATAACTCAAACATACACAACATAGATCCAACTGCTCATGCAGAAATCTTGGCTATAAGAAAGGCATGTAAAATATTATCTACTCATATATTAAATCAATGTGATATATACGTGACTTTAGAACCATGCGCAATGTGCGCACAAGCAATATCATTTTCTAAGATACGTAGATTATACTTTGGAACTTATAATAAAAAATATGGAGCAATTGAAAATGGAGCTAGAGTTCTCCAATTTTGTCATCATATACCAGAAGTATATGGTGGAATATTAGAAGAGGAAAATATAAAACTCATAACAGATTTTTTTAAAAAACTAAGAAGACAGTAA